In a single window of the Elaeis guineensis isolate ETL-2024a chromosome 6, EG11, whole genome shotgun sequence genome:
- the LOC105047253 gene encoding transcription factor VOZ1 isoform X2, with protein sequence MGKGSKTGCRSASHQLFKDKAKNRVDDLQGIFTDLQSARKESRTADVAVLEEQVHQMLREWKSELNEPSPASSLLGNAHVSSELPSETLRLLQLSEEEDDATSKMCEPAPGNAKAEPLDVPEPNVEKIQGGGTAGFQQDYYVNQELTEHGFLYGNEYQSNLPAESDHGIINCLDGTTHLEFQQFSLHQELHHNLYLDSSISEENGGDVLPHMSNFLPTICPPPSAFLGPKCALWDCPRPAQGSEWCQDYCSSFHATLALNEGPPGMTPVLRPGGIDLKDGPLFAALCAKTQGKNVGIPVCQGAATAKSPWNAPELFDLSVLEGESLREWLFFDKPRRAFESGNRKQRSLPDYSGRGWHESRKQVMKEFGGLKRSYYMDPQPLAHFEWHLYEYEISNCDDLALYRLEFKLVDAKKSAKAKLTSNSLLDLQQQMGRLNAENSIDNKKNAKIRTKANQMDIAENIYSTPNTANQKENELNVYHASDKMASFNENSGYGPNFQYFYSVENLKDYCGT encoded by the exons ATGGGGAAGGGTTCGAAGACCGGGTGTCGGTCGGCGTCCCACCAGCTCTTCAAGGACAAGGCCAAGAATCGGGTGGACGACCTCCAGGGGATCTTCACTGACCTCCAGTCCGCCCGCAAGGAAAGCCGCACCGCCGACGTCGCCGTCCTCGAGGAGCAGGTCCACCAGATGCTCCGCGAGTGGAAGTCCGAGCTCAACGAGCCCTCCCCCGCCTCCTCTTTGCTC GGGAATGCTCATGTCTCTTCAGAACTTCCCTCGGAAACCCTCCGGCTGTTGCAGCTTAGCGAGGAGGAGGATGATGCTACGAGCAAGATGTGTGAGCCGGCCCCTGGAAACGCAAAGGCCGAGCCCTTAGATGTTCCCGAGCCTAATGTTGAGAAAATTCAAGGTGGAGGTACTGCTGGCTTTCAACAG GATTATTATGTGAATCAGGAACTAACAGAACATGGATTTCTTTATGGCAATGAATACCAAAGCAACCTTCCTGCTGAATCAGACCATGGCATCATAAATTGCTTGGATGGGACTACTCATTTGGAGTTCCAACAGTTCAGTTTGCATCAAGAACTGCACCATAATCTGTATCTTGATAGCAGTATTAGTGAGGAAAATGGTGGGGATGTGTTACCCCATATGTCAAACTTTCTGCCAACAATATGCCCTCCCCCATCTGCATTTTTAGGGCCAAAATGTGCACTCTGGGACTGTCCTCGGCCTGCTCAGGGATCGGAGTGGTGTCAAGACTATTGCAGCAGCTTCCATGCTACATTGGCACTGAATGAAGGTCCTCCTGGCATGACACCTGTGCTACGTCCTGGTGGTATCGATCTAAAAGATGGTCCACTTTTTGCTGCTCTTTGTGCGAAGACACAAGGAAAAAATGTTGGTATCCCAGTATGTCAAGGAGCTGCAACCGCAAAGTCTCCATGGAATGCTCCAG AGCTTTTTGATCTGTCTGTTCTTGAGGGCGAATCACTTAGAGAATGGCTCTTCTTTGACAAGCCTAGAAGGGCTTTTGAGAGTGGGAACCGAAAGCAGAGGTCATTGCCAGATTACAGTGGCCGTGGTTGGCATGAATCCAGGAAGCAAGTTATGAAGGAATTTGGTGGGTTAAAAAGGTCTTACTATATGGATCCACAACCTCTAGCCCACTTTGAGTGGCATCTATATGAGTACGAGATCAGTAATTGTGATGATCTAGCTTTGTATAGGCTAGAATTCAAGCTTGTTGATGCAAAGAAAAGTGCCAAAGCAAAATTGACTAGTAATTCACTGCTTGATCTGCAGCAGCAAATGGGAAGGCTCAATGCAGAGAACTCTATTGATAACAAAAAGAATGCCAAGATTAGGACAAAAGCTAATCAGATGGACATTGCTGAAAATATATATTCAACTCCAAACACAGCTAATCAGAAGGAGAATGAGCTGAACGTTTAtcatgcttcagataagatggcTTCTTTTAATGAGAACTCAGgttatggacctaatttccaataTTTTTATTCTGTTGAAAACTTAAAGGACTATTGTGGGACATAA
- the LOC105047253 gene encoding transcription factor VOZ1 isoform X4: MGKGSKTGCRSASHQLFKDKAKNRVDDLQGIFTDLQSARKESRTADVAVLEEQVHQMLREWKSELNEPSPASSLLGNAHVSSELPSETLRLLQLSEEEDDATSKMCEPAPGNAKAEPLDVPEPNVEKIQGGGTAGFQQELTEHGFLYGNEYQSNLPAESDHGIINCLDGTTHLEFQQFSLHQELHHNLYLDSSISEENGGDVLPHMSNFLPTICPPPSAFLGPKCALWDCPRPAQGSEWCQDYCSSFHATLALNEGPPGMTPVLRPGGIDLKDGPLFAALCAKTQGKNVGIPVCQGAATAKSPWNAPELFDLSVLEGESLREWLFFDKPRRAFESGNRKQRSLPDYSGRGWHESRKQVMKEFGGLKRSYYMDPQPLAHFEWHLYEYEISNCDDLALYRLEFKLVDAKKSAKAKLTSNSLLDLQQQMGRLNAENSIDNKKNAKIRTKANQMDIAENIYSTPNTANQKENELNVYHASDKMASFNENSGYGPNFQYFYSVENLKDYCGT; the protein is encoded by the exons ATGGGGAAGGGTTCGAAGACCGGGTGTCGGTCGGCGTCCCACCAGCTCTTCAAGGACAAGGCCAAGAATCGGGTGGACGACCTCCAGGGGATCTTCACTGACCTCCAGTCCGCCCGCAAGGAAAGCCGCACCGCCGACGTCGCCGTCCTCGAGGAGCAGGTCCACCAGATGCTCCGCGAGTGGAAGTCCGAGCTCAACGAGCCCTCCCCCGCCTCCTCTTTGCTC GGGAATGCTCATGTCTCTTCAGAACTTCCCTCGGAAACCCTCCGGCTGTTGCAGCTTAGCGAGGAGGAGGATGATGCTACGAGCAAGATGTGTGAGCCGGCCCCTGGAAACGCAAAGGCCGAGCCCTTAGATGTTCCCGAGCCTAATGTTGAGAAAATTCAAGGTGGAGGTACTGCTGGCTTTCAACAG GAACTAACAGAACATGGATTTCTTTATGGCAATGAATACCAAAGCAACCTTCCTGCTGAATCAGACCATGGCATCATAAATTGCTTGGATGGGACTACTCATTTGGAGTTCCAACAGTTCAGTTTGCATCAAGAACTGCACCATAATCTGTATCTTGATAGCAGTATTAGTGAGGAAAATGGTGGGGATGTGTTACCCCATATGTCAAACTTTCTGCCAACAATATGCCCTCCCCCATCTGCATTTTTAGGGCCAAAATGTGCACTCTGGGACTGTCCTCGGCCTGCTCAGGGATCGGAGTGGTGTCAAGACTATTGCAGCAGCTTCCATGCTACATTGGCACTGAATGAAGGTCCTCCTGGCATGACACCTGTGCTACGTCCTGGTGGTATCGATCTAAAAGATGGTCCACTTTTTGCTGCTCTTTGTGCGAAGACACAAGGAAAAAATGTTGGTATCCCAGTATGTCAAGGAGCTGCAACCGCAAAGTCTCCATGGAATGCTCCAG AGCTTTTTGATCTGTCTGTTCTTGAGGGCGAATCACTTAGAGAATGGCTCTTCTTTGACAAGCCTAGAAGGGCTTTTGAGAGTGGGAACCGAAAGCAGAGGTCATTGCCAGATTACAGTGGCCGTGGTTGGCATGAATCCAGGAAGCAAGTTATGAAGGAATTTGGTGGGTTAAAAAGGTCTTACTATATGGATCCACAACCTCTAGCCCACTTTGAGTGGCATCTATATGAGTACGAGATCAGTAATTGTGATGATCTAGCTTTGTATAGGCTAGAATTCAAGCTTGTTGATGCAAAGAAAAGTGCCAAAGCAAAATTGACTAGTAATTCACTGCTTGATCTGCAGCAGCAAATGGGAAGGCTCAATGCAGAGAACTCTATTGATAACAAAAAGAATGCCAAGATTAGGACAAAAGCTAATCAGATGGACATTGCTGAAAATATATATTCAACTCCAAACACAGCTAATCAGAAGGAGAATGAGCTGAACGTTTAtcatgcttcagataagatggcTTCTTTTAATGAGAACTCAGgttatggacctaatttccaataTTTTTATTCTGTTGAAAACTTAAAGGACTATTGTGGGACATAA
- the LOC105047253 gene encoding transcription factor VOZ1 isoform X3 — protein sequence MGKGSKTGCRSASHQLFKDKAKNRVDDLQGIFTDLQSARKESRTADVAVLEEQVHQMLREWKSELNEPSPASSLLGNAHVSSELPSETLRLLQLSEEEDDATSKMCEPAPGNAKAEPLDVPEPNVEKIQGGGTAGFQQFYLQDYYVNQELTEHGFLYGNEYQSNLPAESDHGIINCLDGTTHLEFQQFSLHQELHHNLYLDSSISEENGGDVLPHMSNFLPTICPPPSAFLGPKCALWDCPRPAQGSEWCQDYCSSFHATLALNEGPPGMTPVLRPGGIDLKDGPLFAALCAKTQGKNVGIPVCQGAATAKSPWNAPELFDLSVLEGESLREWLFFDKPRRAFESGNRKQRSLPDYSGRGWHESRKQVMKEFGGLKRSYYMDPQPLAHFEWHLYEYEISNCDDLALYRLEFKLVDAKKSAKAKLTSNSLLDLQQQMGRLNAENSIDNKKNAKIRTKANQMDIAENIYSTPNTANQKENELNVYHASDKMASFNENSGNNFVAGHLCS from the exons ATGGGGAAGGGTTCGAAGACCGGGTGTCGGTCGGCGTCCCACCAGCTCTTCAAGGACAAGGCCAAGAATCGGGTGGACGACCTCCAGGGGATCTTCACTGACCTCCAGTCCGCCCGCAAGGAAAGCCGCACCGCCGACGTCGCCGTCCTCGAGGAGCAGGTCCACCAGATGCTCCGCGAGTGGAAGTCCGAGCTCAACGAGCCCTCCCCCGCCTCCTCTTTGCTC GGGAATGCTCATGTCTCTTCAGAACTTCCCTCGGAAACCCTCCGGCTGTTGCAGCTTAGCGAGGAGGAGGATGATGCTACGAGCAAGATGTGTGAGCCGGCCCCTGGAAACGCAAAGGCCGAGCCCTTAGATGTTCCCGAGCCTAATGTTGAGAAAATTCAAGGTGGAGGTACTGCTGGCTTTCAACAG TTTTACTTGCAGGATTATTATGTGAATCAGGAACTAACAGAACATGGATTTCTTTATGGCAATGAATACCAAAGCAACCTTCCTGCTGAATCAGACCATGGCATCATAAATTGCTTGGATGGGACTACTCATTTGGAGTTCCAACAGTTCAGTTTGCATCAAGAACTGCACCATAATCTGTATCTTGATAGCAGTATTAGTGAGGAAAATGGTGGGGATGTGTTACCCCATATGTCAAACTTTCTGCCAACAATATGCCCTCCCCCATCTGCATTTTTAGGGCCAAAATGTGCACTCTGGGACTGTCCTCGGCCTGCTCAGGGATCGGAGTGGTGTCAAGACTATTGCAGCAGCTTCCATGCTACATTGGCACTGAATGAAGGTCCTCCTGGCATGACACCTGTGCTACGTCCTGGTGGTATCGATCTAAAAGATGGTCCACTTTTTGCTGCTCTTTGTGCGAAGACACAAGGAAAAAATGTTGGTATCCCAGTATGTCAAGGAGCTGCAACCGCAAAGTCTCCATGGAATGCTCCAG AGCTTTTTGATCTGTCTGTTCTTGAGGGCGAATCACTTAGAGAATGGCTCTTCTTTGACAAGCCTAGAAGGGCTTTTGAGAGTGGGAACCGAAAGCAGAGGTCATTGCCAGATTACAGTGGCCGTGGTTGGCATGAATCCAGGAAGCAAGTTATGAAGGAATTTGGTGGGTTAAAAAGGTCTTACTATATGGATCCACAACCTCTAGCCCACTTTGAGTGGCATCTATATGAGTACGAGATCAGTAATTGTGATGATCTAGCTTTGTATAGGCTAGAATTCAAGCTTGTTGATGCAAAGAAAAGTGCCAAAGCAAAATTGACTAGTAATTCACTGCTTGATCTGCAGCAGCAAATGGGAAGGCTCAATGCAGAGAACTCTATTGATAACAAAAAGAATGCCAAGATTAGGACAAAAGCTAATCAGATGGACATTGCTGAAAATATATATTCAACTCCAAACACAGCTAATCAGAAGGAGAATGAGCTGAACGTTTAtcatgcttcagataagatggcTTCTTTTAATGAGAACTCAG GCAACAATTTTGTGGCGGGACATCTGTGCTCTTGA
- the LOC105047253 gene encoding transcription factor VOZ1 isoform X1 produces the protein MGKGSKTGCRSASHQLFKDKAKNRVDDLQGIFTDLQSARKESRTADVAVLEEQVHQMLREWKSELNEPSPASSLLGNAHVSSELPSETLRLLQLSEEEDDATSKMCEPAPGNAKAEPLDVPEPNVEKIQGGGTAGFQQFYLQDYYVNQELTEHGFLYGNEYQSNLPAESDHGIINCLDGTTHLEFQQFSLHQELHHNLYLDSSISEENGGDVLPHMSNFLPTICPPPSAFLGPKCALWDCPRPAQGSEWCQDYCSSFHATLALNEGPPGMTPVLRPGGIDLKDGPLFAALCAKTQGKNVGIPVCQGAATAKSPWNAPELFDLSVLEGESLREWLFFDKPRRAFESGNRKQRSLPDYSGRGWHESRKQVMKEFGGLKRSYYMDPQPLAHFEWHLYEYEISNCDDLALYRLEFKLVDAKKSAKAKLTSNSLLDLQQQMGRLNAENSIDNKKNAKIRTKANQMDIAENIYSTPNTANQKENELNVYHASDKMASFNENSGYGPNFQYFYSVENLKDYCGT, from the exons ATGGGGAAGGGTTCGAAGACCGGGTGTCGGTCGGCGTCCCACCAGCTCTTCAAGGACAAGGCCAAGAATCGGGTGGACGACCTCCAGGGGATCTTCACTGACCTCCAGTCCGCCCGCAAGGAAAGCCGCACCGCCGACGTCGCCGTCCTCGAGGAGCAGGTCCACCAGATGCTCCGCGAGTGGAAGTCCGAGCTCAACGAGCCCTCCCCCGCCTCCTCTTTGCTC GGGAATGCTCATGTCTCTTCAGAACTTCCCTCGGAAACCCTCCGGCTGTTGCAGCTTAGCGAGGAGGAGGATGATGCTACGAGCAAGATGTGTGAGCCGGCCCCTGGAAACGCAAAGGCCGAGCCCTTAGATGTTCCCGAGCCTAATGTTGAGAAAATTCAAGGTGGAGGTACTGCTGGCTTTCAACAG TTTTACTTGCAGGATTATTATGTGAATCAGGAACTAACAGAACATGGATTTCTTTATGGCAATGAATACCAAAGCAACCTTCCTGCTGAATCAGACCATGGCATCATAAATTGCTTGGATGGGACTACTCATTTGGAGTTCCAACAGTTCAGTTTGCATCAAGAACTGCACCATAATCTGTATCTTGATAGCAGTATTAGTGAGGAAAATGGTGGGGATGTGTTACCCCATATGTCAAACTTTCTGCCAACAATATGCCCTCCCCCATCTGCATTTTTAGGGCCAAAATGTGCACTCTGGGACTGTCCTCGGCCTGCTCAGGGATCGGAGTGGTGTCAAGACTATTGCAGCAGCTTCCATGCTACATTGGCACTGAATGAAGGTCCTCCTGGCATGACACCTGTGCTACGTCCTGGTGGTATCGATCTAAAAGATGGTCCACTTTTTGCTGCTCTTTGTGCGAAGACACAAGGAAAAAATGTTGGTATCCCAGTATGTCAAGGAGCTGCAACCGCAAAGTCTCCATGGAATGCTCCAG AGCTTTTTGATCTGTCTGTTCTTGAGGGCGAATCACTTAGAGAATGGCTCTTCTTTGACAAGCCTAGAAGGGCTTTTGAGAGTGGGAACCGAAAGCAGAGGTCATTGCCAGATTACAGTGGCCGTGGTTGGCATGAATCCAGGAAGCAAGTTATGAAGGAATTTGGTGGGTTAAAAAGGTCTTACTATATGGATCCACAACCTCTAGCCCACTTTGAGTGGCATCTATATGAGTACGAGATCAGTAATTGTGATGATCTAGCTTTGTATAGGCTAGAATTCAAGCTTGTTGATGCAAAGAAAAGTGCCAAAGCAAAATTGACTAGTAATTCACTGCTTGATCTGCAGCAGCAAATGGGAAGGCTCAATGCAGAGAACTCTATTGATAACAAAAAGAATGCCAAGATTAGGACAAAAGCTAATCAGATGGACATTGCTGAAAATATATATTCAACTCCAAACACAGCTAATCAGAAGGAGAATGAGCTGAACGTTTAtcatgcttcagataagatggcTTCTTTTAATGAGAACTCAGgttatggacctaatttccaataTTTTTATTCTGTTGAAAACTTAAAGGACTATTGTGGGACATAA